A DNA window from Halomonas zincidurans B6 contains the following coding sequences:
- the nrdF gene encoding class 1b ribonucleoside-diphosphate reductase subunit beta: MTATVSTPRLRRVDAINWNRLQDDKDLEVWNRLTSNFWLPEKIPLSNDITSWNTLTELEQQLTIRVFTGLTLLDTIQGTVGAPVLIEDAVTPHEEAVFTNIGFMESVHARSYSSIFSTLCATRDVDAAYRWSEENGHLQSKAELILERYRAEDPLMRKVASVFLESFLFYSGFYLPMYFSSRGKLTNTADLIRLIIRDEAVHGYYIGYKFQRALEAESAQRQRQIKEYTFDLLLELYDNEVHYTESLYDEVGLTEEVKAFLHYNANKALMNLGYEPLFPGAVEQVNPAILAALSPGADENHDFFSGAGSSYVIGKTVRTEDEDWAF, encoded by the coding sequence ATGACTGCCACTGTCTCTACCCCACGCCTGCGGCGCGTCGATGCCATCAACTGGAACCGGCTGCAGGACGACAAGGATCTCGAGGTGTGGAATCGCCTCACCAGCAACTTCTGGTTGCCCGAGAAGATCCCGCTGTCCAACGACATTACCTCGTGGAACACCCTGACCGAGCTCGAGCAGCAGCTGACCATCCGCGTGTTCACCGGACTGACGTTGCTCGACACCATCCAGGGCACGGTCGGCGCGCCGGTGCTGATCGAGGACGCCGTCACCCCCCACGAGGAGGCGGTGTTCACCAACATCGGCTTCATGGAATCGGTGCATGCGCGCTCCTACAGCTCGATCTTCTCGACGCTGTGCGCGACCCGCGACGTCGACGCCGCCTATCGCTGGAGCGAGGAAAACGGTCACCTGCAGAGCAAGGCCGAGCTGATTCTCGAGCGCTATCGCGCCGAGGACCCGCTGATGCGCAAGGTCGCCAGCGTGTTCCTGGAGTCGTTTTTGTTCTACTCGGGTTTCTATTTGCCGATGTACTTCTCGAGCCGCGGCAAGCTGACCAACACCGCCGATCTGATTCGGCTGATCATCCGCGACGAGGCGGTGCACGGCTACTACATCGGCTACAAGTTCCAGCGCGCGCTGGAGGCCGAGTCGGCACAGCGTCAGCGCCAGATCAAGGAGTACACCTTCGATCTGCTGCTCGAGCTCTACGACAACGAGGTGCACTACACCGAGTCGCTCTACGACGAGGTCGGGCTGACCGAAGAGGTCAAGGCGTTTTTGCATTACAACGCCAACAAGGCGCTGATGAACCTGGGCTACGAACCGTTGTTCCCCGGTGCCGTGGAGCAGGTCAACCCGGCGATCCTCGCCGCGCTCTCGCCGGGGGCCGACGAGAACCACGACTTCTTCTCCGGGGCGGGCTCGTCCTATGTGATCGGCAAGACGGTGCGTACCGAGGACGAGGACTGGGCGTTCTAG
- the tkt gene encoding transketolase has product MPSRFELANAIRALSMDAVQKAKSGHPGAPMGMADIAEVLWNDYLKHNPANPHWADRDRFVLSNGHGSMLLYSLLHLTGYELTLEDLQNFRQLHSKTPGHPELGYTPGVETTTGPLGQGLANAVGMAIAERTLAAHFNQPGHNIVDHYTYVFVGDGCLMEGISHEVCSLAGTQGLGKLVAFYDSNGISIDGEIEGWFTDDTAKRFEAYGWHVVPNVDGHNPEEVKAAIELARQHDDRPSLIICTTVIGFGAPNKQGKEEAHGAPLGDDEIAAARRQLGWPHAPFHVPEEVYQDWDAAERGAQAENDWNARFERYQADHPELAKELQRRLKGQLPSTLKSEKLIEEAQEKGETLATRKASLACLNELGPDLPELFGGSADLAPSNLTFWKGSRAINRDHFEGNYLHYGVREFGMGGIMNGISAHGGFIPYGATFLTFMEYMHNAVRMAALMNRQAIFVYTHDSIGLGEDGPTHQPIEQLSALRSTPNLSTWRPCDATETAAAWHAAIHRRGAPTALVLSRQNLAPQQRDKHQLADIQRGGYVLKDSDDPAQAILIATGSEVDLAIQAADALEAEGKAVRVVSMPSTDVFDAQPQSYRDAVLLPNVRQRVAIEASHRVYWHKYVGLDGRIVGMDSFGESAPAGDLFKYYNFTVENVVAQVRELLEGGE; this is encoded by the coding sequence ATGCCGTCCCGTTTCGAGTTGGCGAATGCCATCCGCGCACTGTCCATGGATGCCGTACAAAAGGCCAAGTCCGGTCACCCCGGCGCCCCAATGGGCATGGCCGACATCGCCGAGGTGCTGTGGAACGACTACCTCAAGCACAACCCGGCCAATCCGCACTGGGCCGACCGCGACCGCTTCGTGCTGTCCAACGGTCACGGCTCGATGCTGCTCTATTCGCTGCTTCACCTGACCGGCTACGAGCTCACCCTCGAGGATCTGCAGAACTTCCGCCAACTGCACTCCAAGACGCCCGGCCACCCCGAGTTGGGCTATACCCCTGGCGTCGAGACCACCACCGGCCCGCTCGGCCAGGGCCTGGCCAACGCGGTGGGCATGGCGATCGCCGAACGCACCCTGGCCGCCCATTTCAATCAGCCGGGCCATAACATTGTCGATCACTACACCTATGTGTTCGTCGGTGACGGCTGCCTGATGGAGGGCATCTCCCACGAGGTCTGCTCGCTTGCCGGCACCCAGGGCCTGGGCAAGCTGGTGGCCTTCTACGACTCCAACGGCATCTCGATCGACGGCGAGATAGAGGGCTGGTTCACCGACGACACCGCCAAGCGCTTCGAGGCCTACGGCTGGCATGTGGTGCCCAACGTCGATGGCCACAACCCCGAAGAGGTCAAGGCGGCGATCGAGCTGGCCCGTCAGCACGACGACCGGCCCAGCCTGATCATCTGCACCACGGTCATCGGCTTCGGCGCCCCCAACAAGCAGGGCAAGGAAGAGGCCCACGGCGCACCGCTGGGCGACGACGAGATCGCCGCGGCGCGCCGCCAGCTGGGCTGGCCCCACGCGCCCTTCCACGTGCCCGAGGAAGTCTACCAGGACTGGGACGCCGCCGAGCGCGGCGCCCAGGCCGAGAACGACTGGAACGCGCGCTTCGAGCGCTACCAGGCCGACCACCCCGAACTCGCCAAGGAACTGCAGCGGCGTCTCAAGGGCCAGTTGCCCAGCACCCTGAAGAGCGAGAAGCTGATCGAGGAGGCCCAGGAGAAGGGCGAGACGCTGGCCACCCGCAAGGCCTCGCTGGCATGCCTCAACGAACTCGGCCCGGACCTGCCCGAACTGTTCGGCGGCAGCGCCGACCTGGCGCCCTCCAACCTGACCTTCTGGAAGGGCTCGCGAGCGATCAATCGCGATCACTTCGAGGGCAACTACCTGCATTACGGGGTGCGCGAGTTCGGCATGGGCGGGATCATGAACGGCATCAGCGCGCATGGCGGGTTCATCCCCTACGGTGCGACCTTCCTGACCTTCATGGAGTACATGCACAACGCGGTGCGCATGGCCGCGCTGATGAATCGTCAGGCGATCTTCGTGTATACCCACGATTCGATCGGTCTCGGCGAGGATGGCCCGACCCACCAGCCCATCGAGCAGCTCAGTGCCCTGCGCTCGACGCCCAACCTGTCGACCTGGCGCCCGTGCGATGCCACCGAGACGGCCGCCGCCTGGCATGCCGCCATCCATCGTCGCGGCGCGCCCACCGCGCTGGTGCTGTCGCGTCAGAACCTGGCGCCGCAACAGCGCGACAAGCACCAGCTGGCCGACATCCAGCGCGGCGGCTACGTGCTCAAGGACAGCGACGACCCGGCCCAGGCGATCCTGATCGCCACCGGCTCCGAGGTCGACCTGGCGATACAGGCCGCCGATGCGCTGGAAGCCGAGGGCAAGGCGGTGCGCGTGGTGTCGATGCCGTCCACCGACGTGTTCGACGCCCAGCCGCAGAGCTATCGCGACGCGGTGTTGCTGCCGAACGTTCGCCAGCGCGTGGCGATCGAGGCCAGCCATCGTGTCTACTGGCACAAGTACGTGGGCCTGGACGGGCGCATCGTCGGCATGGACAGCTTCGGCGAGTCGGCGCCGGCCGGCGACCTGTTCAAGTACTACAACTTCACCGTCGAGAACGTCGTTGCCCAGGTCAGGGAGTTGCTGGAAGGCGGCGAGTAA
- the metK gene encoding methionine adenosyltransferase, which translates to MSEYSLFTSESVSEGHPDKIADQISDAVLDAIIARDKQARVACETLVKTGVAIVAGEITTSAWIDLEELVRKVILNIGYSSSDVGFDGETCGVLNLIGKQSVDIAQGVDRSKPEDQGAGDQGLMFGYATNETASYMPAPIHYAHRLVERQSELRKNGMLPWLRPDAKSQVTFRYDDNGKPLAVEAVVLSTQHDPEIDQDDLRKMVKREIIEQVLPAEWLTASTKYHINPTGKFVIGGPVGDCGLTGRKIIVDTYGGMARHGGGAFSGKDPSKVDRSAAYAGRYVAKNIVAAGLADKCEIQLSYAIGVAEPTSVSIDTFGTGKVSDAKIIEMVREHFDLRPYAITRMLDLQHPMYQLTAAYGHFGREPFETSYTWTDVNGEAQTETFTAFPWEKVDKAEALRGAAGL; encoded by the coding sequence ATGAGCGAATACTCCCTGTTCACTTCCGAATCCGTATCCGAGGGTCACCCGGACAAGATCGCCGACCAGATCTCCGATGCGGTGCTGGACGCGATCATCGCCCGCGACAAGCAGGCGCGGGTGGCCTGCGAGACGCTGGTCAAGACCGGCGTGGCGATCGTCGCCGGCGAGATCACCACCAGCGCCTGGATCGATCTCGAGGAGCTGGTGCGCAAGGTGATCCTGAATATCGGCTACAGCTCCTCGGATGTCGGCTTCGACGGCGAGACTTGTGGCGTGCTCAACCTGATCGGCAAGCAGAGCGTCGACATCGCCCAGGGCGTCGACCGCTCGAAGCCCGAGGATCAGGGCGCCGGCGACCAGGGCCTGATGTTCGGCTACGCGACCAACGAGACCGCCTCCTACATGCCGGCGCCGATCCACTATGCGCATCGCCTGGTCGAGCGTCAGTCGGAGCTGCGCAAGAACGGCATGCTGCCATGGCTGCGCCCGGACGCCAAGAGCCAGGTGACCTTTCGCTATGACGACAACGGCAAGCCGCTGGCGGTGGAAGCGGTGGTGCTGTCGACCCAGCACGACCCAGAGATCGACCAGGACGACCTGCGCAAGATGGTCAAGCGCGAGATCATCGAGCAGGTGCTGCCCGCCGAGTGGCTGACTGCATCCACCAAGTATCACATCAATCCGACCGGCAAGTTCGTGATCGGCGGTCCGGTGGGCGACTGCGGGCTGACCGGGCGCAAGATCATCGTCGATACCTACGGCGGCATGGCGCGCCACGGTGGCGGCGCGTTCTCCGGCAAGGACCCGTCCAAGGTCGATCGCAGCGCCGCCTACGCCGGGCGCTACGTGGCCAAGAACATCGTCGCCGCGGGGCTCGCCGACAAGTGCGAGATCCAGCTCTCCTACGCCATCGGCGTAGCCGAGCCGACCTCGGTGTCGATCGATACCTTCGGTACCGGCAAGGTCAGCGATGCCAAGATCATCGAGATGGTCCGCGAGCATTTCGACCTGCGCCCCTACGCGATCACCCGCATGCTCGATCTGCAGCATCCGATGTATCAGTTGACCGCCGCCTACGGCCACTTCGGCCGCGAGCCGTTCGAAACGAGCTACACCTGGACTGACGTCAACGGCGAGGCGCAGACCGAGACCTTCACCGCCTTCCCGTGGGAGAAGGTCGACAAGGCCGAAGCCCTGCGCGGCGCTGCCGGGCTCTAG
- the ahcY gene encoding adenosylhomocysteinase: MTAMANAQANLAEDYQVADIALADWGRREIRIAETEMPALMKIRAKYRDQQPLAGARIAGCIHMTIQTAVLIETLIELGASVRWSSCNIFSTQDHAAAAIAAAGIPVFAWKGESEEEFWWCIEQTVEGPGGWTPNMVLDDGGDLTALLHDKRPELLDAIHGISEETTTGVHRLQEMLRDRTLKVPAINVNDAVTKSKNDNKYGCRHSLNDAIKRGLDHLMAGKQALVVGYGDVGKGSAASLRQEGMIVKISEIDPICAMQACMDGYEVVSPYVGGVNNGVDSIDRELLGRIDLVVTCTGNVDACDAPMLKALKSGAVVCNIGHFDSEIDTAYMRRQWHWEEVKPQVHKVYRDSDPGDFDPQSRDYLILLSEGRLVNLGNATGHPSRIMDGSFANQVLAQLHLFERKFADLADDDKAGGLSVTVLPKQLDEEVARYMVEGFGGVVTRMTPEQAEYTGVPAEGPYKPDEYRY, from the coding sequence ATGACAGCCATGGCGAATGCCCAAGCCAACCTCGCCGAAGACTACCAGGTCGCCGATATCGCGCTGGCCGACTGGGGTCGGCGCGAGATCCGGATCGCCGAAACCGAAATGCCGGCGCTGATGAAGATCCGCGCCAAGTATCGAGACCAACAGCCGCTGGCCGGCGCGCGGATTGCCGGCTGCATTCACATGACCATTCAGACCGCGGTGCTGATCGAGACGCTGATCGAGCTCGGCGCCTCGGTACGCTGGTCCTCCTGCAATATCTTCTCGACCCAGGATCATGCCGCCGCGGCGATCGCCGCCGCGGGCATTCCGGTGTTCGCCTGGAAGGGCGAAAGCGAGGAGGAGTTCTGGTGGTGCATCGAACAGACCGTGGAAGGCCCCGGCGGCTGGACCCCGAACATGGTGCTCGACGACGGCGGCGATCTGACCGCGCTGCTGCACGACAAGCGCCCGGAGTTGCTCGACGCCATCCACGGCATTTCCGAGGAGACCACCACCGGCGTGCATCGCCTGCAGGAGATGCTGCGCGACCGGACCCTCAAGGTCCCGGCGATCAACGTCAACGACGCCGTCACCAAATCCAAGAACGACAACAAGTACGGCTGCCGTCACAGTCTCAACGACGCCATCAAGCGCGGCCTCGATCACCTGATGGCCGGCAAGCAGGCGCTGGTGGTCGGCTACGGCGACGTCGGCAAGGGCTCGGCGGCCTCGCTGCGTCAGGAGGGCATGATCGTCAAGATCAGCGAGATCGATCCGATCTGCGCCATGCAGGCGTGCATGGACGGCTACGAAGTCGTCTCACCCTATGTCGGCGGCGTCAACAACGGCGTCGATAGCATCGATCGCGAGCTGCTCGGCAGGATCGACCTGGTGGTGACCTGTACCGGCAACGTCGATGCCTGCGACGCGCCGATGCTCAAGGCGCTCAAGTCCGGCGCGGTGGTCTGCAACATCGGCCACTTCGACAGCGAGATCGACACCGCCTACATGCGTCGCCAATGGCACTGGGAGGAGGTCAAGCCGCAGGTCCACAAGGTCTATCGCGACAGCGACCCGGGCGACTTCGATCCGCAGAGTCGCGATTACCTGATCCTGCTCTCGGAGGGCCGGCTGGTGAACCTGGGCAACGCCACCGGTCATCCGTCGCGGATCATGGACGGCTCCTTCGCCAATCAGGTGCTGGCCCAGCTCCACCTGTTCGAGCGCAAGTTTGCCGATCTTGCCGACGACGACAAGGCCGGCGGCCTGAGCGTGACGGTGCTGCCCAAGCAGCTCGACGAAGAGGTCGCGCGCTACATGGTCGAAGGCTTCGGCGGGGTCGTCACGCGGATGACCCCGGAGCAGGCCGAGTACACCGGCGTGCCCGCCGAGGGGCCCTACAAGCCGGACGAGTATCGTTACTGA
- a CDS encoding cation:proton antiporter has protein sequence MLDLVAIIITLTALLAWFNHRFLGLPLAIGVMVIALLLSGVMHGLTALGWTALEGQAEAWLNQIDFNALLMDGLLSLILFAGALHVDLDRLRRFRWSVGFLATAGVVISTLAVGSATYALITLFGFNVSWLYCLTFGALISPTDPIAVLGILRNAGAPKDLELRIVGESLFNDGVAVVVFTLLLGAASGQEALTLSNASMLFLQEAGGGILLGLVVGGLAYGLMRSIDAYRIEVLISLAVVLGGYALALRLQFSGPLAMVAAGLLIGNKARESAISDTTRQYLDAFWELIDEIVNTLLFVLIGLEVLLIPFEAGYFWVGLGVLIVLLAVRLVTIGVPVMLLRERLGFRRGAVRILTWGGLRGGISVALALSLPDGENRDVLLTVTYLIVMFSILVQGLSIGRVVKRLLSET, from the coding sequence ATGCTCGATCTCGTCGCCATCATCATCACCCTGACCGCCTTGCTGGCGTGGTTCAACCACCGCTTTCTCGGCCTACCGCTGGCGATCGGCGTGATGGTCATCGCCCTGCTGCTGTCGGGCGTCATGCACGGGCTCACCGCGCTGGGCTGGACGGCACTCGAAGGCCAGGCCGAGGCCTGGCTCAACCAGATCGATTTCAATGCGCTGCTGATGGACGGCTTGCTTTCGCTGATTCTGTTCGCCGGGGCATTGCACGTCGATCTCGATCGGCTGCGCCGCTTTCGCTGGTCGGTCGGCTTCCTTGCCACGGCGGGGGTGGTGATCTCGACACTGGCGGTCGGCAGTGCCACCTATGCGCTGATTACGCTGTTTGGCTTCAATGTCTCCTGGCTGTACTGCCTGACCTTCGGCGCGCTGATCTCGCCGACCGACCCGATCGCCGTGCTGGGCATCCTGCGTAACGCCGGGGCGCCCAAGGACCTGGAGCTGCGCATCGTCGGCGAATCGCTGTTCAACGACGGCGTCGCGGTGGTGGTGTTCACGCTGTTGTTGGGCGCGGCGAGCGGCCAGGAAGCGCTCACGCTCTCGAACGCCAGCATGCTGTTCCTGCAGGAGGCCGGCGGCGGCATCCTGCTGGGGCTGGTCGTCGGCGGGTTGGCGTATGGCCTGATGCGCAGCATCGACGCCTATCGTATCGAAGTGCTGATCTCGCTGGCGGTGGTGCTGGGCGGCTACGCTCTGGCTCTGCGGCTGCAGTTCTCGGGGCCGCTGGCGATGGTCGCGGCCGGCCTGCTGATCGGCAACAAGGCTCGTGAAAGCGCAATATCGGATACCACGCGGCAATATCTCGACGCCTTCTGGGAGCTGATCGACGAGATTGTCAATACGCTGCTGTTCGTGCTGATCGGCCTCGAGGTGCTGCTGATTCCCTTCGAGGCCGGCTATTTCTGGGTCGGCCTGGGCGTGCTGATAGTGCTGCTCGCGGTGCGCCTGGTGACCATCGGCGTGCCGGTCATGCTGCTGCGCGAGCGGTTGGGATTTCGCCGCGGGGCGGTGCGTATCCTCACCTGGGGCGGCCTGCGCGGCGGCATCTCGGTGGCCCTGGCGTTGTCGCTGCCCGATGGCGAGAATCGCGATGTGTTGCTCACCGTGACCTATCTGATCGTGATGTTCTCGATCCTCGTCCAGGGGCTGTCGATCGGTCGTGTCGTCAAGCGCCTGTTGAGCGAGACATGA
- a CDS encoding NADH-quinone oxidoreductase subunit A, producing MELLRLLVVLLVALGVGLALQWPALRRQPLPGYSQRAPFLGGGTPDSHAWNRYHIRYYPMTLLLIAFEMEMMFMYPWAVVFVEEGLVAVMEMGMFLAILSVGIVYAWREGVFKWQ from the coding sequence ATGGAGCTGCTGAGATTGCTGGTGGTACTGCTGGTTGCACTAGGCGTCGGTCTGGCGCTGCAGTGGCCGGCGCTACGCCGTCAGCCACTGCCGGGCTACTCCCAACGCGCGCCATTCCTGGGCGGCGGCACCCCGGATAGCCACGCCTGGAACCGTTATCACATCCGCTATTACCCGATGACCCTGCTGCTGATCGCCTTCGAGATGGAGATGATGTTCATGTACCCCTGGGCGGTGGTGTTCGTCGAGGAGGGGCTGGTGGCGGTGATGGAGATGGGCATGTTCCTGGCCATCCTGTCGGTGGGTATCGTCTACGCCTGGCGCGAGGGGGTGTTCAAGTGGCAGTGA
- a CDS encoding complex I subunit 1 family protein: MTAWAALLLTFLVLAVGGYAVALVDRLIAAACGWPRQGNAWLAPLARGAWLYRQHANVTEAPDRRAWRLAPALYLALAALGLALVPWSPTLIAADLATGVVLWGSFESLATVVIFLHGWSANAPLALIGGYRYVALGLSYILISMFVLIGVVLPAESLRFAQVVAAQDELWNVVRQPLGLPLLLIVGLGLTFWGPLNLADSTDLAGGTASEVSGPPRLAWEIARVAMLVAFSGIAATAFLGGWLGPWLPGPLWLALKMLAVLLALVWLGRVLPRLAPERCVTLMWVVLLPLSFVDLIWAGLEAL, translated from the coding sequence ATGACGGCATGGGCAGCGTTGTTACTGACCTTCCTGGTCTTGGCGGTGGGTGGCTACGCGGTGGCTCTCGTCGACCGGCTGATCGCCGCGGCCTGCGGCTGGCCCCGCCAGGGCAACGCCTGGCTGGCCCCGCTGGCGCGCGGTGCCTGGCTGTATCGTCAGCACGCCAACGTCACCGAGGCGCCCGATCGGCGCGCCTGGCGGCTGGCCCCGGCGCTCTACCTGGCGCTGGCCGCCTTGGGTCTGGCGCTGGTGCCCTGGTCGCCGACCCTGATCGCCGCGGACCTGGCCACCGGCGTGGTGCTGTGGGGCAGTTTCGAGTCCTTGGCCACGGTGGTGATCTTCCTGCACGGCTGGTCGGCCAACGCGCCGCTGGCGCTGATCGGCGGCTATCGCTACGTGGCGCTAGGACTTTCCTACATCCTGATCAGCATGTTCGTGCTGATCGGTGTGGTGCTGCCCGCCGAGTCGTTGCGGTTCGCCCAGGTGGTGGCCGCGCAGGACGAGCTGTGGAATGTGGTGCGCCAGCCGCTGGGTCTGCCGCTGTTGCTGATCGTCGGGCTGGGGCTGACCTTCTGGGGGCCGCTTAACCTGGCCGACTCGACGGACCTGGCCGGAGGCACCGCCAGCGAGGTCTCGGGGCCGCCGCGGCTGGCCTGGGAGATCGCCCGGGTGGCGATGCTGGTGGCCTTCAGCGGCATCGCGGCAACTGCCTTCCTGGGCGGCTGGCTGGGGCCGTGGCTGCCCGGGCCGCTGTGGCTGGCGCTCAAGATGCTGGCGGTGCTGCTGGCGCTTGTGTGGCTGGGCCGGGTATTGCCGCGGCTGGCGCCGGAGCGCTGCGTCACCTTGATGTGGGTGGTATTGCTGCCGCTGTCGTTCGTGGACCTGATCTGGGCTGGACTGGAGGCGTTGTAA
- a CDS encoding NADH-quinone oxidoreductase subunit J yields MQTSLLADVIFWVLAALAVVSGWRVFCTDSMVRASFFLLASFIAVGAIMLLLAAVYLGVAVFFMMAVEMMIMALFMVMFMMNPAGLNPMMMVHQHRLSIVAGGLAFAVLGALALFVEFPDRSLPAGLDPVASLGRELLGDSMLVFESAGIVLLTTMIGVVVLSSHHGRFGAANQGSLPPGLEPGGEPAGPQQDSGETAGHQHCH; encoded by the coding sequence ATGCAAACGAGCCTGCTCGCCGATGTGATCTTCTGGGTGCTGGCCGCGCTTGCCGTGGTCAGCGGCTGGCGGGTGTTTTGCACCGATTCGATGGTTCGCGCGTCGTTCTTCCTGCTCGCCTCGTTCATCGCCGTGGGTGCGATCATGCTGTTGCTGGCGGCGGTTTACCTGGGGGTGGCAGTGTTCTTCATGATGGCCGTCGAGATGATGATCATGGCGCTGTTCATGGTGATGTTCATGATGAACCCGGCGGGGCTCAACCCGATGATGATGGTTCATCAGCATCGCCTGTCGATCGTCGCGGGCGGCCTGGCCTTTGCGGTGCTGGGGGCGCTGGCGCTGTTCGTCGAGTTTCCCGACCGGTCGCTGCCGGCGGGGCTCGACCCGGTGGCCTCGCTGGGCCGCGAGTTGCTCGGCGATTCGATGCTGGTGTTCGAGTCGGCGGGCATCGTGCTGCTGACGACGATGATCGGCGTGGTGGTGCTGTCGAGCCATCATGGACGCTTCGGCGCTGCCAACCAGGGTTCGTTGCCGCCGGGGCTCGAGCCGGGCGGCGAGCCGGCCGGCCCGCAGCAGGACTCGGGGGAAACGGCGGGGCACCAGCACTGCCATTAG
- the nuoK gene encoding NADH-quinone oxidoreductase subunit NuoK, protein MTLVSLLLVAAALIGIGLYGALSQQSFVMLMMGLELMLNGVMLAAVAFWALSAAGVPEGQLLTIVVMAVMAIEMAIGFALVVAVFRTNQADMTEALGELKH, encoded by the coding sequence ATGACCTTGGTTAGCCTCTTGCTGGTAGCCGCCGCGCTGATCGGCATCGGCCTGTACGGCGCGCTGTCGCAGCAGTCGTTCGTGATGCTGATGATGGGCCTGGAGCTGATGCTCAATGGGGTGATGCTCGCCGCGGTGGCGTTCTGGGCGCTGAGCGCTGCCGGCGTCCCGGAGGGTCAGTTACTGACGATCGTCGTCATGGCGGTAATGGCGATCGAGATGGCCATAGGCTTCGCCCTGGTGGTGGCGGTGTTCCGCACCAATCAGGCCGACATGACCGAAGCGCTCGGCGAGCTCAAGCACTGA